Within Paracoccus jeotgali, the genomic segment ACCTCGTCCTCGATCAGCAGGATGGCGATGGGGCCAGTGCGCAGCGCGGCAGGCTTGGCGGCCAGAAACTGGTCGAGCGTCGGGGTCATGACAGCAACTCGCGGATGCGCGCGATCTGCGGCGCGCGTAAGGTAGTGGAGGGCGCGGCGTCAGGTGGCGCGGTGGCGTCAGCGGGCGGCGGTGTCGAGCCAGCTTGCGCGGTGTCAGGCGCGGGGTAGGGCTGCGTGATGATCTTGCGGATCTGATCCACCAGTAGCGTGCGCTTTCGCTCGACCAGCGGATTGCCGGCGGAGGGCAGGGCCTGCAACGCGGCCTGCACCTCGGCCGCAACGGGGGCGGGCGCGTCCAGCAGCGGTTGCAGCGCGGCGCGCAGATCGGCCTGCGCGGCCTCGGCGGCCTCGGCCTCGGCCCGGGCCACGGCGGCGGCGCGGGCGCGGGCATCGGCGGCGGCGATGGCCAGTTCCGCCACCCGCTCGGTCTCGCGCGCCAGATCGCTGCCGGTGTCGGGCGGCAGGGGCGCGTCCTGCGCGGCGGGGGTGGCGGGCACGGGCTGAGCCGTCTGAACGGGCGTTTCCGGCGGCGCCGGTTCGGGTTCGGGCTGCGGCACCAAAGGCCGCGCCACCGGGCGCTGCGACAGCCCGCCTGCGACCGGCGGGCGCGGCGAGATCCCCTCGCGCAGGGCCGCAGGCAGCAGTTCCGGGTTCGACCAGCCCCACCAGCCCGCCGCCAGCAGCACGAGGAACGCGACAATCGCGGCGATCAGCCTTCTCATCCGGGGGTTTCCTTCCTGACGCCGCTCTCTGTTGCCACAACAGCACGGCGCCGGAAAGCCCGCTGGACGATATCGCGGGCAAAGCCGCAATTCCGGGGATTCAGGTTGTCACTTGCCGCGCGAGTGCTTATTTTGCACGCCATTCGACTGCATCCATAAAAGGAATCCAACCATAGCTCGTCGTCCGCACAATGCGCCGCCCCCCAACCGTGACGCCGGTCCCCGCGTCAATGAACGAATCCGCGTTGCCGAAATCCGGCTGATCGGCGCGGATGGTGAAAATGTCGGCGTCGTCACGCCCGCCCGCGCGATGGAGATGGCGCAGGCTGCCGGTCTGGACCTGGTTGAGATTTCGCCCAACGCGTCGCCGCCGGTCTGCAAGATCATGGATCTGGGCAAGTTCAAGTATGAACAGCAAAAGCGCGAGGCCGAGGCCCGCAAGAAGCAGAAGATCATCGACATCAAAGAGGTGAAATTCCGCCCCGGCACCGATACCCATGACTATGACGTCAAGATGCGCAATGTCATGAAGTTCCTCGAGGCCGGCGACAAGGTCAAGGTCACGCTGCGCTTCCGGGGCCGCGAGATGGCGCACCAGAATATCGGCATGGACCTGCTGCACCGCATCCGCGACGAGGTGGGCGAGGCCGGCAAGATTGAGAACATGCCCAAGCTGGAAGGCCGGCAGATGGTGATGATGATCGCGCCGAAATAGCGGCGTGTCTGGCCGCCGGGCCTCTGTCCGGGGCCTGCGATGAAGGGGACCGGAATGGCGCCCGAAATTCTGATCGTAAAGGATGACGGCGCCGATCCCGATCTGCCGCTGCCCGCTTATGAAAGCGCGGGCGCGGCGGGGGCCGATCTGCGCGCCGATCTGGGGCCGGGGCAGGTGGTCGTGCTGGCCCCCTTGCAGCGGCAGTTGATCCCGACCGGCCTGCGCATGCAGATCCCGCCGGGGTTCGAGGTGCAGATCCGCGCCCGGTCCGGCGCCGCGCTGCGCGAGGGGCTGTCGCTGGTCAACGGCGTCGGCACCATCGACGGCGATTATCGCGGCCCGGTCGGGGTGATCGCGATCAACCTTTCGGACCGTCCGCTGACCATCAACCATGGCGACAGGATTGCCCAGATGGTCGTCGCGCCCGTGGTGCAGGCGCGGTTTTCGCATGTCTCGACGCTGGAACAGACCGCGCGCGGCGCGGGGGGCTTTGGCTCGACGGGTCGAGGCTAGGCGATGGGCCTGATGGCTGGGGCCGCACTGGCGCTGATGGCGGTGGGCTGGTGGCGGGGCTGGTCCCTGCCGCGCGTGCTGATCCTGCTGGCGGCGCTGTGGCTGCTGGTGCTGGCGCTGCTGCTGATCGTGCCGGCCCTTGCGGCGCAAGCGGGGCTGGGCGCCGATCCGCGGGTCTGGGCGGTGGGCGGGCTGCTGCTCGCCGGCGCCTCGGGCTATGGGGCGCTGATCGGGCGGGCGCGTATCGCGGCGCACCGTCGCTGGGGTGCCGGGCAGATTGCGCCGCCGGGGCAGCCGCAGACCGTGCACGACACTTCACCCGCCAGTGACGATGCGCTGGAACGCTATGCCCGCCACATCGTCCTGCGCGAGATCGGCGGGCCGGGCCAGCAGATGCTGCGCAAGGCGCGCGTGCTGATCGTCGGCGCGGGCGGGATCGGCTCTCCGGTGGCGCTGTATCTGGCCGGGGCCGGGGTCGGGCATCTGACGCTGGCCGATGATGACGATGTCAGCATCTCGAACCTGCAACGCCAGATCCTGTTTCGCACCCGCGATGCCGGCCGCGCCAAGGTCGATGCCGCCGTCGAGACGCTGCGCGCCCTGAACCCGCTGATCGAGGTGACGGCCCTGCCACGCCGGCTTGGCGCCGAGGATGCCGAGGTGATGCGCGGCTTCGATCTGGTGCTGGAAGGGACCGACAGCTTTGCCTCGCGCAAGGGGGTGGCGCGGGCCTGCGTCGCGGCGGGTGTGCCGCTGATCGCCGGGGCCATCGCGCAATGGGAAGGGCAGGTCACGATCTATGATCCCAATGCCGGGACGCCCTGCCTCGACTGCCTGTTTCCCGACGCGCCCGCGCCGGGGCTGGCGCTGTCCTGCGCCGAGGCCGGTGTCGCAGGGCCGCTGCCGGGGGTCATCGGATCGATCATGGCGCTTGAGGCGATCAAGGCGATCACCGGCGCGGGGCAGGGCCTGCGTGGTCAGATGCTGATCTTTGACGGGCTGTGGGGCGAGACGCGGCGCATCGCGCTGCAGCGCCGCGCCGATTGTGCGGTCTGCGGGGGCATCCCAGCCTGAAAGACGCCCACCGTCGGCGGTTTTTCCGCGATTTCAAGCCGTCCCATTCAAATTTCGGGAACGAATGCGTGAGGTTGCGCTTTTGTTACCAGGGCGCAGACCACACTGAAGCGCGCCGGAACATAGAATGGAGTGCATCATGAAGATTCTGACCACAATTGGCGCCGGTGCGGCGGTTGCCTTCACCCTCGTCGCCTGCGCCCCGACCGAAGAGACCCCGATCACCCGCGCCGAAGCGGATCTGATGGTCGAGGAAACCGTCGCCCCGGCAGCCCCGGTCGCGGCCTCGGGCGCGGTCGCGCCGGCCAACAGCGTGAACGGCAGCTATAACCTGCGCGCCAGCGAGTGCGGCCAGCCCGGCAGCGAGGGCGCGCTGAACATCCAGGGCAACAAGTTCGTCTTCCACGAGTCGGAATGCACGGCGATCTCCAGCACCAACAAGGGCGACGCGACCGAGGTCGAGCTGTCCTGCACCGGCGAGAACCAGGGCTTCACCCGCCTCACCAAGCTGCGCCTGTCGCCGGGCGTGCTGCGGCTGGAAGAGAACAATGTCGGCCTGCGCTACTACCGCTGCCCGGCGGCGACCTGATCGCAGCCTGACGGCAGGCCGCGCGGTCCTGCGCGGGCATCCGACAGCCAGATAAAAATGGGCGGCACCCGTGGGGGGCCGCCCTTTTCCGATCGTTTCTGCCGTTCAGACGACCTCGATCCCTGCGCCGGGCAGGGCCTCGCCGATGATCGCCGCCTGCGGATGCAGCTTGCGGACGCGGGCCAGCACCTCGTCGACGGTCTCGGGATCGACCGCCAGCAGCAGCCCGCCCGAGGTCTGGGGGTCGGTCAGGATCGTGCGTTCCGCCTCGGTCACGTCGTCGGGCAGGCTTGTGTGTTCGCCCACCGCATCCCAGTTGCGCCCGCTGGCGCCGGTGCGATGGCCGCTTTCGGCAAGTTCTGCGGCGCGGGCCAGCAGCGGCAGGGCGTCGCGGCGGATGCGCAGGCGCAGCCCCGCCCCCCGCGCCATTTCCATGCCGTGGCCCAAGACGCCAAAGCCGGTGACATCGGTGATCGCGTGGACATGGGGCAGGGTCGCCAGCTCGACCCCGATGCGGTTCAGCGTCGTGCAGCTTGCCACCATCTCGGCCACGTCGCTGGGCGTCGCGGTGCCCTGCTTGATCGCGTTGGAATAGATGCCGACGCCAAGCGGCTTGGTCAGGATCAGCACATCGCCCGGCTTGGCGCCGGTGTTGCGCCGCACATCCTCGGGCGCGCAGAGACCGATGACGGCGAGGCCATAGATCGGCTCGGGGCTGTCGATGGAATGGCCGCCGGCGATGGGGATGCCGGCCTCGGCGCAGATCTCGGCCCCACCGCCCAGGATGTCGCGGATGGTCTGGGCGGGCATCTTGGCGATCGGCATTCCAAGGATCGCCAGCGCCATGATCGGCCGCCCGCCCATCGCATAGATGTCGGAAATGGCGTTCGTCGCGGCGATCCGCCCGAAATCGCGGGCATCATCGACCATCGGCATGAAGAAATCCGTGGTCGCGATCACGCAGGTCTTCTCGTCCACCTGCCAGACCGCCGCATCGTCGGATTGCTCATTGCCGACCAGCAATTGCGGGATCGCCTGCGCAAGCGGTTGATCGGCCAGCAAATCGCGCAGCACCGCCGGTCCCAGTTTGCAGCCGCAACCGCCGCCATGCGCCAGATCCGTCAGTTTCATGCCCGTCTCCTTTATTGCCGGGCCATCCTATCGGGCGCGAAACCGCAAGCTCAAGCGCTATCTCGCACTTGCAGCAAAGGCGCGGGCATGGCTAATCTGCCGCGACATGATACGCAGCATCGCCCCATCCGACATCGTCGCCATCGCACCCGATTCGGGGATCGACGCCGCTGTCCATGGCTGGCGGGCAAAATGCCTGCAACGTCTGGTGCGGATGGATCTGCCGGTGCCGCCGTCGCACGCGCTGGCGGCGGGCGCGGTGCGCGCCCTGGCGCAGGGCGCGGTGCTGGATCTGGACGTGCTGCGCGCGCTGTTTCAGGGCGGGACCGGGCTGCTCAGCGTCCGGCCGTCGGCGGTGAAGCCGGAATGGGGCGGGCCGGGGACGGTGCTGAATGTCGGCATCAACGACGCCTGCCATGCCCGGCTGGTCGAGACGCGCGGGCAGAAAGCGGCGGATTCGATCTATCTGGGTTTTGTCCAAGCCTATGCGCAGAACGTGGCGCGGCTGGATTTCGACAGTTTCGACAGCGGCGGCGAGAATGCGCTGCAACGCGCGCTGGCGCTGTATCGGCAAGAGATGGACGAGGATTTCCCCCAGGATCCGGCGCGGCAACTGGCCGAGGTGCTGCGGTCGATGGCGCGGGCCTGGGACGCGCCCACCGCGCGCATCCTGCGCAGCGCCAAGGGCGCGCCGCAGGACGCGCCGCTGGGGCTGGTGATGCAGCAGATGGCGCTGGCCATCGGGCCGGGCGTGACCGGGTCGGGCACGATCCAGACGGTGGACAGCGTGACCGGCCTGCCGGTGATGACCGGGCGCTTCAAGGGGCAGATGCAGGGGCCGGCCAAGGGGCAGGGCGCGCAGACCATGTATCTGACCCGCGACACGCGCGGCGACTCGCTGGAAGACCTCGCGCCCGAACTGTTCGCGGATCTGGTCGGCTACTGCGCCGCCGCCCGCGAAAAGCTGCGCGACGAGATGCAGATCGAGTTCGTGCTGTCCGATGGCAAGCTGTCGATCCTGGACGCGGTGCGGGTCAACCGCTCGTCCCGGGCGGCGGTGCGGATCGCGGTCGCCCTGGCGCAGGACGGCGTGATCGCCCCGGCCGAGGCGGTGATGCGGATCGAGCCGCGCGCCCTGTCCGAGCTGATGCACTATCAGACCGACCCGAACGCGCCGCGCGACATCATCGCCCGCGGCATCGACGCCAGCCCCGGCGCCGCCACCGGGCGCATCGTCTTCAGCGCCGCCGCCGCCCAGGCCTCGGCTGCGCGGGACGAGCCTTGCATCCTCGTCCGCCGCGAGACCCTGCCCGAGGATATTCGCGGCATGCACGCCTCGGTCGGGGTGCTGACCGAACGCGGCGGCATGACCAGCCACGCCGCGGTGATCGCGCGCGGTCTGGGCCTGCCCTGCATCGTCGGCGCCACCGGCATCAGCATCGATCCCCGCGCCCGCTTGCTGCATTGCGGCACGCGCAGCTTCCGCGAGGGCGAGGAGATCACCATCGACGGCACCTCGGGCGAGGTGCTGGCCGGGGCGCCGGCGCTGCTGGAACCGGCGCTGGACGACAGCTTCAACCAGCTTCTCGACTGGGCGGACGATTTCCGCGACATGGGCGTGCGCGCCAATGCCGACACCGCCGAGGATGCCCACACCGCGCTGATGTTCAAGGCGCAAGGCATCGGGCTGTGCCGGACCGAGCACATGTTCTTTGACGAGATCCGCCTGCCGATCATGCGCGAGATGATCTTCGCCGACACGCCCGAGGATCGGCGCATCGCGCTGGCCCGGCTGCTGCCGATCCAGCGTCAGGACTTTGCCGAGCTGTTCCGGATCATGGCCGGGCTGCCGGTCACCATCCGCCTGTTCGACCCGCCCCTGCACGAATTCCTGCCCCAGCACCGCGAGGGCATGCGAGAGCTGGCCGAGTCGCTCGACCTGCCGCTGTCCGACGTGACCCGGCGGATCGAGGCGCTGTCCGAGTTCAACCCCATGCTGGGCATGCGCGGGGTGCGGCTGGGCGTCACCGTGCCGGAAATCTATGACATGCAGGCCCGCGCCATCTTCGAGGCCGCGATTGCCGCCGCCGCCATCGGCGCCCCGGTGGTGCCCGAGATCATGATCCCGCTGGTCAGCGCCCGGCGCGAGGTCGAGATCGTCAAGACCCGCGTCGATGCCGTGGCCGCCGCGGTCCGTACCGAAACCGGCACCGACTTTACCTATCGGCTGGGGGTGATGGTCGAAACGCCCCGCGCCTGTCTGCGGGCGGGCGATATCGCGCGGCACACCTCGTTCCTGTCCTATGGCACGAACGACCTGACGCAGATGACCTACGGGCTGTCGCGCGACGATGCCGGCCGCTTCATGGGCACCTATGTCCAGCAGGGCGTCTATCCCGAAGACCCGTTCCACATCCTGGACGAGGAAGGCGTGGGCGAGCTGCTGCTGCTGGGCACCGAACGCGCCCGCCGCGTGCAGCCTGGCATCACCATTTCCGTCTGCGGCGAACATGCCGGCAACCCGCAGACCATCGCCTTCTGCCACCGCGCGGGGATGGATTACATCTCTTGCTCGCCCTTCCGGGTGCCGGTGGCGCGGCTTGCTGCAGCGCAGGAAGCGATTCGCAGCAAGGCACAACCCAAGGGTTGATTCGCCTTTTTTCTGCTGTCGCTCTGCGCGATGCCGCAAGTGCGAAATGGCATAAATCCGCCAGATCGCTGCCGAGGCTTCGGCGAAAACTCGCCAAAAAGCTGGTTAATCAGGGTTTTCGCGGAACCTCACGCCGTCTCGCGTGGCGGCCTGGTGTTTTGGCTGCGTAGGTTCCGCTCAGAAACAAGCCGGCCTCTGCTCGGTCGGCGACCCCTGAGACAGGAATACTGCCATATGCTTACGCTCACCCGTAAACTGGCCGCCCTCGTTGTGAGTGTGTCGCTGGCGCTGCCCCTTGCCGCCGCAGCCGACCCCGCCAAAGGACCGGAAACCCTGACCAACACCAGCTATGGCGGCGCGGATTCGCTCGCCTGCCTGACCGAGGCGCTGTATTTCGAGGCCCGCGGCGAGGGTCGCAGCGGCCAGCGCGCCGTGGCCGAGGTCATCCTGAACCGCGTCGACAGCCGCACCTTCCCGAACTCGGTCTGTGGCGTCGTCCATCAGCGCGGCCAGTTCACCTATAACAAGGGCCGGCGCATGTCGAACGCCGCCGCCGCCGCCCGCGCCCGCCAGATCGCCGCCGACGCGCTGGCCGGTGCCCCGCGTGAACTGACCAACGGCGCCACCTATTTCCACACCACCGCCGTGCGCCCGTCCTGGTCCAAGCGCTTTACCCGCACCCAGAAGATTGGCAGCCATGTGTTCTATCGTCAGGGCCGCCGCGTCGCCTCGAAATAATCTCGCATGACGCGATGAAGGTCGCGCCCCGCCCCTTGCGGCGGGGCGTTTTCTTTGGGATCTGGGGCCATGGACGAACCTGACCAGATCCATCTGCGCGACTACCTGATCGAGGCCGAGATCGGCGCCTTTCAGTCCGAACGCGGCCATCGCCAGCGGCTGCGCTTTAACCTGACCGCCGATATGGCCGACGCCGTGGACGCGGCGGGCGATGATGTGGACCGCATCCTGTCCTATGACGTGCTGACCGATGCGGTGGCGACGGCGCTGGCGGATGCGCGGTTCAACCTGCTGGAAACACTGGCCGAAAAGATCGCGGCCGAGGTGCTGGCCCATCCCGCTGCCGCCTGCGTGCGGGTCAGCGTGGAAAAGCTGGACCGCATCCCCGGCGCGCTTGGCGTGACGCTGCTGCGCCGCCGTGGCCGCGTCGATCCTGTGCAGGCCGCGCCCGCCCCGGTGGTGCTGTTTCACGGCGCGCCGGTGCCGCCGCCGACCGGCGCGGTGATCGTGGTCCCCGACGCGCCCGGCCTGCCGTTGCCCTCGGGCGGCAATGCGCGGCGGATCGCGCTGCTGGCGCTGGATCAGGCGGCCTGGGCCTTGGGCGGGCAGTTGGGGCTGCATGTGGCCGACAGCCGGACCGAGCTTGACTGGGCGGTGAAAGAGGGCCGCCCGATCCTCTGGGCGCCGTCGCGCATGGCGGCCGATGTGCCGGACCTTGCGGCCGAGCCGGTCAAACTGGCGCTGTGGCTGGCCGAGCGGATGGCGGCGAGCCGCCTCGATCTGGCGCTGCCAGCGGGGGCGGCAATGCCCGAGCTGACGACCGAAATCCCCCTGAACCGGGTCGGCGGATGAGCGAATTCTACTGGCGTCCCATTCCGGTCAGCGAGGGCGCGCTGCCTCTCGCCGGTGGCTGGCTGCGCTTCGATCATATCGAGCGGCTGTCGCGCCACGCCCCACCGCAGATCCTGCCCTCAAGCGCCGCGCCCGCCGATGTTCTGGCGCGGCTGACCGCGCCCCG encodes:
- a CDS encoding HesA/MoeB/ThiF family protein, with the translated sequence MAGAALALMAVGWWRGWSLPRVLILLAALWLLVLALLLIVPALAAQAGLGADPRVWAVGGLLLAGASGYGALIGRARIAAHRRWGAGQIAPPGQPQTVHDTSPASDDALERYARHIVLREIGGPGQQMLRKARVLIVGAGGIGSPVALYLAGAGVGHLTLADDDDVSISNLQRQILFRTRDAGRAKVDAAVETLRALNPLIEVTALPRRLGAEDAEVMRGFDLVLEGTDSFASRKGVARACVAAGVPLIAGAIAQWEGQVTIYDPNAGTPCLDCLFPDAPAPGLALSCAEAGVAGPLPGVIGSIMALEAIKAITGAGQGLRGQMLIFDGLWGETRRIALQRRADCAVCGGIPA
- the infC gene encoding translation initiation factor IF-3; amino-acid sequence: MPRECLFCTPFDCIHKRNPTIARRPHNAPPPNRDAGPRVNERIRVAEIRLIGADGENVGVVTPARAMEMAQAAGLDLVEISPNASPPVCKIMDLGKFKYEQQKREAEARKKQKIIDIKEVKFRPGTDTHDYDVKMRNVMKFLEAGDKVKVTLRFRGREMAHQNIGMDLLHRIRDEVGEAGKIENMPKLEGRQMVMMIAPK
- the selD gene encoding selenide, water dikinase SelD is translated as MKLTDLAHGGGCGCKLGPAVLRDLLADQPLAQAIPQLLVGNEQSDDAAVWQVDEKTCVIATTDFFMPMVDDARDFGRIAATNAISDIYAMGGRPIMALAILGMPIAKMPAQTIRDILGGGAEICAEAGIPIAGGHSIDSPEPIYGLAVIGLCAPEDVRRNTGAKPGDVLILTKPLGVGIYSNAIKQGTATPSDVAEMVASCTTLNRIGVELATLPHVHAITDVTGFGVLGHGMEMARGAGLRLRIRRDALPLLARAAELAESGHRTGASGRNWDAVGEHTSLPDDVTEAERTILTDPQTSGGLLLAVDPETVDEVLARVRKLHPQAAIIGEALPGAGIEVV
- a CDS encoding cell wall hydrolase, coding for MLTLTRKLAALVVSVSLALPLAAAADPAKGPETLTNTSYGGADSLACLTEALYFEARGEGRSGQRAVAEVILNRVDSRTFPNSVCGVVHQRGQFTYNKGRRMSNAAAAARARQIAADALAGAPRELTNGATYFHTTAVRPSWSKRFTRTQKIGSHVFYRQGRRVASK
- a CDS encoding dihydroneopterin aldolase, translated to MDEPDQIHLRDYLIEAEIGAFQSERGHRQRLRFNLTADMADAVDAAGDDVDRILSYDVLTDAVATALADARFNLLETLAEKIAAEVLAHPAAACVRVSVEKLDRIPGALGVTLLRRRGRVDPVQAAPAPVVLFHGAPVPPPTGAVIVVPDAPGLPLPSGGNARRIALLALDQAAWALGGQLGLHVADSRTELDWAVKEGRPILWAPSRMAADVPDLAAEPVKLALWLAERMAASRLDLALPAGAAMPELTTEIPLNRVGG
- the dut gene encoding dUTP diphosphatase — its product is MAPEILIVKDDGADPDLPLPAYESAGAAGADLRADLGPGQVVVLAPLQRQLIPTGLRMQIPPGFEVQIRARSGAALREGLSLVNGVGTIDGDYRGPVGVIAINLSDRPLTINHGDRIAQMVVAPVVQARFSHVSTLEQTARGAGGFGSTGRG
- a CDS encoding putative PEP-binding protein — encoded protein: MIRSIAPSDIVAIAPDSGIDAAVHGWRAKCLQRLVRMDLPVPPSHALAAGAVRALAQGAVLDLDVLRALFQGGTGLLSVRPSAVKPEWGGPGTVLNVGINDACHARLVETRGQKAADSIYLGFVQAYAQNVARLDFDSFDSGGENALQRALALYRQEMDEDFPQDPARQLAEVLRSMARAWDAPTARILRSAKGAPQDAPLGLVMQQMALAIGPGVTGSGTIQTVDSVTGLPVMTGRFKGQMQGPAKGQGAQTMYLTRDTRGDSLEDLAPELFADLVGYCAAAREKLRDEMQIEFVLSDGKLSILDAVRVNRSSRAAVRIAVALAQDGVIAPAEAVMRIEPRALSELMHYQTDPNAPRDIIARGIDASPGAATGRIVFSAAAAQASAARDEPCILVRRETLPEDIRGMHASVGVLTERGGMTSHAAVIARGLGLPCIVGATGISIDPRARLLHCGTRSFREGEEITIDGTSGEVLAGAPALLEPALDDSFNQLLDWADDFRDMGVRANADTAEDAHTALMFKAQGIGLCRTEHMFFDEIRLPIMREMIFADTPEDRRIALARLLPIQRQDFAELFRIMAGLPVTIRLFDPPLHEFLPQHREGMRELAESLDLPLSDVTRRIEALSEFNPMLGMRGVRLGVTVPEIYDMQARAIFEAAIAAAAIGAPVVPEIMIPLVSARREVEIVKTRVDAVAAAVRTETGTDFTYRLGVMVETPRACLRAGDIARHTSFLSYGTNDLTQMTYGLSRDDAGRFMGTYVQQGVYPEDPFHILDEEGVGELLLLGTERARRVQPGITISVCGEHAGNPQTIAFCHRAGMDYISCSPFRVPVARLAAAQEAIRSKAQPKG